From Candidatus Goldiibacteriota bacterium HGW-Goldbacteria-1:
TTCTCCCGCTCAGGATATGGGGATTATGATAATACGAGCGCAGCTTGCACCGGGTTCCGCGCTGCAGGCAACGGATAAAGCCATGCTTGAAATTGAAGCAATTGTAACTTCAAGGCCGGAAGTGTCCGCGTATTTCGCCAATATCGGCGCGGGTTCGGCTTTTATGTTTGTATCTTTGTTTGACAAAAAAGAAAGGCCTGTTGACCCGGTTACAAAAAAGCGTTTAAGCCAGCAGCAGCTTGCAAATGTATTAAGGAAAGAGTTTAAAAAGGTAAAAGGAATAAGAAACGCCAATATACAGGACCCTTCAGTTGTAAGCGTAGGCGCGGGAAGAAGGGGATATCCAGTTGAATTTGTAATAACAGGGCCTGAATGGGATAAACTTTCGGTTTACGCGTCGGCTCTGGCTGAAGAAATGGATAAAAGCGGCCTTATGACGGACGCGGACACGGATTACAGGACAGGCATGTCTGAATTAAGGATTGTTCCTGACAGAAAGAAAGCTTTTGACAGGGGAGTAAGCATAAGTTCAATAGGTACTGCCGTGGGAGCGGTTTACGGCGGAGTAAGCGCCGGCCAGTTTACAAGGGGCGGAAAAAGGTACGATATAATTGTTCAGTACAGAACCGAAGACAGAAAAAATGCCGATAAAATAAAAAACCTTATGATACGCAACAGCAGGGGGGAAATGGTAAAACTTTCCGAAGTCGCGGAATTTAAGGAAGAAAAAACCCTTGTGTCCATAACAAGGCAGGACCGCGAACGCGCGGTAAGGGTTTACGCCAATGTGGCCACCGGCAGTTCACAGGGAGAAGCCATAGAATTTACTCAGGAAAAAGCAAAAGAAATAATTCCTGAAGGATATGCTCTTAAAGCGTCCGGCAGCACAAAAGGTTTCAGCGACACTTTTATAAGCCTTGCCATTGCGCTCTTTCTGGGAATATTAATTTCATATATGGTCTTAGCGTCGCAGTTTAACAGCCTTGTGCATCCGGTCACGGTTTTAATGGCGCTTCCTTTCAGCGTAACCGGCGCGCTGCTTGCCCTGTTTATTACCGGAAATACCATTAACATATACAGCGCAATCGGAATAATACTTCTTATGGGTATAGTAAAAAAGAATTCCATTCTGCTTGTGGATTTTACAATTCACGCGCGCGAACAGGGTATGGATACCCGCGAAGCCATATTGCACGCCTGCCCGTTAAGGCTGCGCCCCATTATCATGACCTCTGTGGCCACCATAGCCGCGGCAATACCGCCGGCAATGGCTCTGGGGCCGGGCGCGGAATCAAGAATACCGATGTCTGTTGTAATCATAGGCGGAGTCATTGTGTCCACGCTGTTTACGCTTTTTGTTGTGCCTTTATTCTATAGCCTTCTGTCAGGGTTTGAAAACAAAGAACATTTCAGTGAAGTAAAAAAAGTTATGGAAGAATTCAAATAGCCCTGTTTGCGTGTCAATTATGTACAGGTATATGTTTTACGGTGAGAAAACCCATCATTTTGTAAAGTTTTTTAGCAGAAAAAATGAATATAACAATTCAAAATAACTTTGAATCCCCCTTTCTTGACTTTAAGCATTTTTGTCTATATAATTGTTATTGCTTAAGGGGGCTTAAGTTATGACTGAAACTAATTTTTCTATTAATTATAAAGCTGTTTTTGACAGCCTTAACACAGGCGTTTATTTTGTTGATAAAAACAGGGTTATCACATACTGGAATAACGCAGCTGAAAAAATAACCGGATATTTGTCCAAAGATGTCATTGGTAAACACTGCTGGGATAATACTGTTGCTCACCTTGATATGAAAGGCAGAAATCTCTGCAATGATCAGGATTGTCCTATTTTAAAGGCCATTCAGGATAACCGCCTTGTGCAGGAAGAAGTTTACGTAAAGCACGCGGAGGGTTTCAGAATACCTGTTGATTCCAATATAAGCCCGATTGCGGATGAAAAAGGGGTAATAAACGGCGCAATTGAAATTTTCACTGATAACCTTGCCAAAGTGGAAGCTTTCCAGAAATTTGAAAAACTAAAACAGCTTGTTTTTATAGATTCACTTACCGGGGTGGGCAACAGAAGATATACGGAAATAAAGGTGAATGTAAAGCTTCAGAAACTTTCTAAATACGCCTGGGAAAAAGATTTTGGGCTGCTGTTTGTGGATGTGGATGATTTTAAAAAAATTAATGATGTGCACGGGCACGAAGCGGGCGACCGCGCTTTAAGAATGGTGGCAAGGACGTTTATTAATAATATACGCGAGCATGATTTTATCGGCAGGTGGGGCGGGGAAGAATTTATAGCGGTTATTTCTGATGTGGATAAAAAAGCGCTTTTTATAATTGCAGAAAAATTAAGGTCGCTTGTACAGGAAGCGGAAGTTGTGTACATGGATAAAAAAATAAAACTTACCATATCCATAGGCGCGACACTTGCGAAAAGAAATGAATCCATAGGTGATTTAATAAACAGGGCGGACGGGCTTATGTATTACAGCAAACATTTGGAAAAAAACTGCGTTACAATTGGATAACACTCTGCCGGGAAGTCTTTTGAAAGCAGTACCGGAGGATTTTTGAATGGGATATCTTGAAAACAGCCTTTTTGAAGCTATAATGAAAAAAGATCTTGAATCGGCCAGGTTACTTATTAAACAGGGTGCAAGTGTAAATTTCAGGGACAGAAAAGGCCGTTCTGCTGTTTATTTTGCGGTATATTCCGGAAGCAGGCCGTTAGCCGCCCTTATGTTAAAACACGCCACATACACAGAAAAGAAACGTTTTGGAAAACTGGCAACCGCAATAGCGCTTGGAAACAAACGTAAAATACGCAACATAATAAGTAATAACAGAAAAGAAATTTTTAAACAGGATTTTTTGGGTAATTCTGAACTTGCTTTTGCCGCCATATATAATGACTTTTATTCCGCTTCGCTTCTCCTGAAAAAAAACGCAAATCCTGATGTCAAAAACAGAAGCGGCAATACTCCTTTAATGATAGCAGCTGAAAGGGGCGCGTTTGAAACCGTCAGGCTGCTTCTAAAAACAAAACCCATGCCGGATGTGAACGCGTCTGATAAAAGCGCAGAGACAGCGCTTTCGCTTGCAGCGATGAACGGCCATTCAAGAATAACAGAGCTTTTAATAAACGCGGGGGCGGAAATAAATACTGTGAATAAATACGGCAATACGCCGCTTATTACTTCTGTCACCAATGGAAGGCTTAAATCAGTTAAGAAGCTTATAAAAGCAGGGGCGGATATAAACAGCAGGGGTTTTTGGAGAAAAGCCGCGATTCATATCTCTGTAATGAAAGGTTTTACCGGGATAACAGAGGCGCTTATAGCATCAGGTGCGGAAATAAACGTGAAAGACCAGCTTGGTGCGACTCCTCTGGGGCTGGCTGCGGCTCAGGGAGATCATACAGCGGTATCCAAACTTTTAAAAGCCGGTGCTGATCCTGATGTAAAACTGGACGGTGGAAAAACAGCTTTGATGGTTGCCGCAGAGTCCGGATACGCAAAAGTGGTTTCGTTATTGATTGAAGCAGGGGCTTCTTTGGATGCAAGGGATTATAGCGGCAAAACTCCGCTGTGCTGTGCCGGCAGCGATAAAATAAAAAATATACTTGAAGAAGTGGAACTGGCGGAAACAGATGGCCAGGCGTGAAAAAGGAGGTAAGAAAATGAATGAGAAAAATATCCAGATTTTAATAGCCGTAAAGAACGGAAATATTTCAATGGTGGAAAAACTTCTGGAAGAAGGGGTAAGCCCGGATACCGAAGATGAAAATGGAAATAATCTCCTGAAAATTGCGGCTTATACAGGGCGCAGCAGGATTGCCGATATTCTTGCTAAAAACGGGGCCAACTGCAAAATTAACGGGTTTTCAGAGATGATAATGGCTGCTATAACGGAAGATACCGCTAAAATTATTTTTATTGCAAGAAACAAAAAAGAGGCGCTGAAAGACACAGATACTTCAGGAAATACGCCTCTTGTATTTTCAATACTTAACTGGAACTATGAAGCGGCTGGAGAGATAATAGACGCAATGGAAAATGTTGACTCTGTAAATAAGTTTGGCAATACACCGCTTATTCTGGCTGCGGAACGGGGAAATACCAGGGTGGTAAGGAAACTGATTGCAAGAGGGGCAAAAGTAAATGCTTTAAATAAAGTTTCTGAAACAGCGCTTATTTATGCCTGCAGTAACGGCTATGCGGATATTGTCATGGAATTATTACATGCCGGCGCAAATCCTTCCATTAAAAATAAATATGAAGACTGTGCTATGATATATGCGGCCTTATCCGGCAACAGCCTTATTATAAGAAGGCTTGCTTCAGTGGGTGCCGATGTCAACGTGCAGGGTTTCTGGGGAAAAACCCCGCTTATGATTGCCGCGCTAAAAGGGCATCCGGAAGCGGTAAGGGAGCTTATAAATCTTGGTGCGGACGTGGAAATGAAAGACAGGTATGGATATACAGCGCTTATGGAAGCGGTGGGAGAGGTAAATGTTGACGTGTTGAAAGTGTACGTGGATCAATGGAAAAAGAACGGGCATAACCATACTGAACATAATCTGCCTATTGAAGCGGCAAAAGAAGGCTATATTGAAACTGTAAAAGAACTGCTTGAAGCCGGCGCAGACACAAAAAATAAAGATGAGGGCGGACTGACGGCATATGACCATGCCAGGGATGATGAAATGAGGGAAGCGCTTGAAAATAAAAGGAATACTAAAAAAGATATGGGAGGCATTCAAAGCGCTCACTGATATTTAACACTTTTCAGTAATTGAATTTTGTATTTATAGGTGTTGAAATACACAGCCGGCAGATGTAAAATATAAGAAAAGAATGAGGATGGAAAATGGAAAAAAATCAGGAAAAAAAAGTAGACCGTTCAGAAGTGGAAGTAGAACTTGACCTTTTTATTCTTCAACCCACCGAATTTCTTGTGCTTCCGGATACCCCTAACATTTATTTATCTGAAAAAAAAGCCGAAAAGCTTTTAAATGACCTTAAAGCGGCGGTGGAAAATTCAAGAGACGGCGTCATAATAAAACTTAACGGACGTATTAATCCCAGGATAAAAACGGAAGGCGAAGATGAAAGCATGTTTTTAACAAGGGAACTGAAAACAGGAAGGGTAAGGGAAAATAAGCATCTGGCAGCGGGAGCATAAATGGGAAAAGCATTGAACGAACAGCTTTTGATAGCGGTAAAACAGGGAGATTCAGAAAGGGCCGGTAATTTAATTGAATCCGGTGCGGATGTTAATATCAAGGACAGTAACGGCTACTCTGCCCTTGACTGGGCAGCCGCCTACGCGGATAATTTAATGATGGAAACCCTTATGCTTGAAGGGGCGGATGATACAAATGACATGATGTCCGGGTTTCTTGTATGCCAGTCCGCATTCAAGGATAAACTGTTCGGGTCGCTGGTATTTGCCGTTTCCAACGGGGATATTGTAATTGCGGAAGACCTTCTTAAAAAAGGCTTAAAAGTAACAGGCAAAGAAACGGTGGAAAGGGAAGCTCTTGCCGCAGCCATTGAAAGCGGGCTTAATGACGGCAGAATAAAAGAAATATCACTGGAGCGTATTTCTTCATATCCGGGGATGAGATTTGTAATTTTAAAGGCTGTCAGCAAGGTAAAGCAGGCGGAAGCAAAGAAAAAAATTAAAAAAAACATCAGGAAGAAAAACAAATAAAAAATTTATGCCAAACGCAGGTTAAATTCCACTATGAAAATTAAAGCGGCAGTTCTTATTCTCTTTCTTTTCTTTTCAAATGCTTATGCTGTTTCATATTCTGATGAAAAGTTCTCATTTGGCGGCGGGTATTCTGCTGCATTTCCCCTGTTTGATTCAGCCTACGCAGTAATTCATTCAGCGGATATAAAAACAAAATTTATTAATGACGGTTTTTTTATGGCGCCGTTTCTCTCTTTAAAGTTCGCGTCAGGCACTGCCGTAAAAAATGGCGATAAAGCCGGCGGTATGTATGGGGCAATTTATGACGCACCTTTATTTACTGCGGCAAAAGCCGGGTATTTTGGGGCGCAAGCCGGGGCCGGGTTTGGATTTTACCCGTCAGAATTATTTGATTTAAAACAATCGGCAGGGTTTTCTTTTTCAACTGTTTATGAAAATGAAAATATTGAAGGGTTACGGCAAATATCAGGGATGGAAAAATACATTATCTCGGTTTTTGCGGGCAGTGAAATATACAGGCACGCCGGAATTGGCGCCGCGGAACTGTTAATTTCAGCTTCTTTTAACGGCAGGTATGACGGCGGTAAAACGGACGCTTTTTTTATATCAGCAGGGCTGTTCTTTGAAACAGAACCGGTTAATATTAATACTGATAATACGGATTTATATGAATATAATTCCGAAGAACCGGAAAGGAAGGATAACGGGGAGAGTGGAGGAGTCTGGGAATAATGAAAGATGAAGTTTCTGATAAAGATTCTTTTAACCCTTCTGTATCAGGTGAAATAACCCTTGTTGAAGGCAGATTTTATTTGCTTATGCATTATTATCCTCAGGGCGAACCAATATCCGCAATGAGGCCGGTTATAAGCCTTTTATCATTCAATGGCCCGTCGGATGCTTTTAAATATCTTAAAGTTTATGTTTTACCCAATTGTGCGGAAAAAGAAAAAACAGAGTCCCTCTCTGAAACATTACTAAAAGCGATAGAAGCAAAAAATGCGGCAGATATAGAAGCCGCAGTTGACTGCTATAATAAAATAGTCGGAGAAAATAATGCAAATATGCCTGCGATAGACAGAATAGGTAATCCTGCCGATATTATGTCTTCGCAGATTCTGCTTTCGGTGATAGGCAATAAACGTGTCAGGATAAAACACCCGGTGTTAAAAGCCCTGATGGATATAAAAAAGTTTGACGGAAAAAATCCGCAGCATCTGCATATGGCGGAAAAGTTTCTAAATCAGGTGCTAAGATAATATTATAATATGGAGGTTTTATGAAATACGCGCAGGCAAAACAGGGAAGGACGTATCTGGTTAAATTTGAAAATAATGATGACTTTATTGAAGAAGTTAAAAGTTTTATAAAAAAAGAAAAGATAAAATGCGCGTTTTTTGTATTTCTTGGAGCGGTGGTGAAAGCAAAAATGGCGGCAGGGCCTAAGAAGGCCGTGATACCGCCGGTGGCAAATATGATATCTATAAATGACGGCTGGGAAGTATTCGGCACCGGTTCGGTTTTTTTAAACAAAAAAGGTGAGCCTCAGGTGCATATTCACGGCAACTTTGGGAAAGGCGAAAAGTCAAAAATGGGGTGTGTGCGCGCTGACGCGAAAATTTTTAATGTGATAGAGGCAATGGTGACAGAAATAACAGGGGTTAAAGTTTTTAAGGATATTGACACTGCTACCGGACTGAACATGATGCAGATAAAGTAGATGCTTAGAGGCTTGGAAGGTTGGATGCTTGGAAAAACTATTTGTAAAGAAAAACCGTAAGCCCTTCAATTGAGCCAAGTTTGGATTCTATAAGCGGCTGTATCTGTTCAAATTTCATTTTACCTGCGCCGCAGCCAAGGGCGGGCATGGCAAGGGTTTTTATTTTATAAAGTTTTATCTGTTTTATAAGGTCATCAAGCCCCGTAAGTATAAGTTCTTCTGATGACGGTTCGCCGGGTTTTACGCGCGTGGGAAAATTCAATATGTGCCATGCCCCGAACATATCTCCTTCGGTTGTGGAAAATATTTTACCGGGTTTAATTTTTCCTTCGGCGCAGGCTTTTTTGTACTTTTCTTCGTTTATCGGAAAACGTTTTGCAAACAGTTTATGCAGCGGGCCGTTGGGCGCGCCGGAACAGCATACGTCTGAAACTATGGCATCCGAACTGTCGTCGCATATAGTACCTTCGGTTTTTATTATAACCGGCATTATTTATTTCCCCTTTAAACCGTGTCAGCCTATTTCAATAGTATCCATATCAAGGCTGTTAAGTATTTCTTTAAGTTTTAGAACCTCATCTTTGCTTAATGTGATGCCTTTTCCCATTTTTTTATGCTCGCCGTCCCATGGCCTTATATCAATTTTTGGCGCGCGTTCATTCCAGGAAACGATGTTAACTTCTTTT
This genomic window contains:
- a CDS encoding sensor domain-containing diguanylate cyclase, which produces MTETNFSINYKAVFDSLNTGVYFVDKNRVITYWNNAAEKITGYLSKDVIGKHCWDNTVAHLDMKGRNLCNDQDCPILKAIQDNRLVQEEVYVKHAEGFRIPVDSNISPIADEKGVINGAIEIFTDNLAKVEAFQKFEKLKQLVFIDSLTGVGNRRYTEIKVNVKLQKLSKYAWEKDFGLLFVDVDDFKKINDVHGHEAGDRALRMVARTFINNIREHDFIGRWGGEEFIAVISDVDKKALFIIAEKLRSLVQEAEVVYMDKKIKLTISIGATLAKRNESIGDLINRADGLMYYSKHLEKNCVTIG